From Serinicoccus profundi, the proteins below share one genomic window:
- a CDS encoding glucose-1-phosphate adenylyltransferase family protein: protein MSLIPADLRTLAVVQAGGQGSRMDVLTRERAKPALPFAASHALVDFPLSVLAAAGVSDVWVSVQFQSSSLDGYLAGGRPWDLDRTRGGFRRLTPEEGSGTAHEDGFSHGNADGLFRMREAIRIADPHVLIVMSADHIFNLDLRPVVAAHLDREAECTVVTAEIGVQEAVHKVVVEHDDAGLVSAVRAKPSSTESGTVATEIFLYHPPTLLAQLEQLRAGLQATADDDDDTGLGDFGDHLLPSLVRRGRVHATPMSGYWKDVGRPQAYLQAHRDLLTGKVDVFDHPTRPILGQTLPGPPGWVGEGGELVEAMIGPGSRVRGRVVRSVLGRGVTVQPGAVVEDSVLLDDVVVETGARVRTSILDRGVHVGREATVGAAPAGTRLTDEAITLVGQDSRVRRGTSIAQGARLEPGSTT from the coding sequence GTGAGCCTCATCCCCGCGGACCTCCGGACCCTCGCCGTCGTGCAGGCCGGTGGTCAGGGCAGCCGGATGGACGTCCTGACCCGGGAGCGGGCCAAACCCGCCCTCCCCTTCGCCGCGAGCCACGCGCTCGTGGACTTCCCGCTCTCGGTCCTGGCGGCTGCCGGGGTGAGCGACGTCTGGGTCTCCGTACAGTTCCAGTCCAGCTCCCTCGACGGCTACCTCGCGGGCGGCCGCCCGTGGGACCTCGACCGGACCCGCGGCGGATTCCGCCGTCTCACCCCCGAGGAGGGGTCGGGGACGGCCCACGAGGACGGCTTCAGCCACGGCAACGCCGACGGTCTCTTCCGGATGCGCGAGGCGATCAGGATCGCCGACCCGCACGTGCTGATCGTCATGTCGGCCGACCACATCTTCAACCTCGACCTCCGCCCGGTCGTCGCCGCCCACCTCGACCGCGAGGCGGAGTGCACGGTCGTCACCGCCGAGATCGGGGTGCAGGAGGCGGTGCACAAGGTGGTGGTCGAGCACGACGACGCGGGACTGGTGAGCGCGGTGCGCGCCAAGCCGTCCTCCACGGAGTCGGGCACCGTCGCCACCGAGATCTTCCTCTACCACCCGCCGACCCTGCTGGCCCAGCTCGAGCAGCTGCGCGCCGGGCTCCAGGCCACCGCGGACGACGATGACGACACCGGCCTCGGCGACTTCGGCGACCACCTCCTGCCCTCGCTGGTCCGCCGCGGGCGGGTCCACGCCACCCCGATGAGCGGCTACTGGAAGGACGTCGGGCGACCCCAGGCCTACCTCCAGGCCCACCGCGACCTGCTCACGGGCAAGGTCGACGTCTTCGACCACCCGACGCGGCCCATCCTCGGCCAGACCCTCCCCGGCCCGCCCGGCTGGGTCGGTGAGGGCGGCGAGCTCGTCGAGGCGATGATCGGGCCGGGCTCGCGCGTGCGCGGTCGGGTGGTCCGATCCGTGCTCGGGCGAGGTGTGACGGTGCAGCCCGGCGCGGTCGTCGAGGACAGCGTGCTGCTCGACGACGTCGTCGTCGAGACCGGCGCCCGGGTGCGGACGAGCATCCTCGACCGCGGCGTCCACGTCGGCCGCGAGGCCACCGTCGGTGCCGCGCCCGCGGGCACCCGGCTCACCGACGAGGCCATCACCCTCGTCGGCCAGGACAGCCGCGTGCGCCGCGGCACCAGCATCGCCCAAGGCGCCCGACTGGAGCCCGGCAGCACCACCTGA
- a CDS encoding SDR family oxidoreductase: MTTPELADIPGQEQQWPGTVADLKPVPDHGEDSWIGRDRLPGKRVLLTGGDSGIGRAVALAFAKEGATLAIAHLPEEVEDAARTKVLVEKAGGTAHLFPGDLRTYEANKRLATDAVEALGGLEVLVANAAYQMTHDTLEEFPPEQIERTFATNVFSPFWLVHELAKELADGGSIIITTSVQAYSPSDHLLDYAATKAALNNLVVNLAAELGPRGTRVNAVAPGPIWTPLIPSTMSSEMVEGFGSDTPLGRAGNPVEVAAAYVFLASDEASYVSGTVLGVTGGKPVF; this comes from the coding sequence ATGACCACACCCGAGCTGGCCGACATCCCGGGCCAGGAACAACAGTGGCCAGGGACCGTTGCCGACCTGAAGCCCGTACCCGACCACGGCGAGGACTCCTGGATCGGGCGCGACCGATTGCCCGGCAAGCGCGTGCTGCTCACCGGAGGCGACTCCGGCATCGGCCGCGCCGTCGCGCTGGCCTTCGCGAAGGAAGGCGCGACGCTCGCGATCGCTCACCTGCCTGAGGAGGTCGAGGACGCCGCCCGGACCAAGGTGCTCGTCGAGAAGGCCGGGGGCACCGCCCATCTCTTCCCTGGTGATCTGCGCACCTACGAAGCCAACAAGAGACTCGCGACCGACGCCGTCGAGGCTCTGGGCGGGCTGGAGGTGCTGGTGGCCAACGCGGCCTACCAGATGACCCACGACACGCTTGAGGAGTTCCCACCCGAACAGATTGAGCGGACTTTTGCCACCAACGTGTTCTCACCGTTCTGGCTGGTCCACGAGTTGGCCAAGGAACTCGCGGACGGCGGTTCGATCATCATCACCACTTCGGTGCAGGCCTACTCTCCGTCCGACCACCTGCTCGACTACGCCGCGACCAAGGCCGCCCTCAACAACTTGGTTGTCAACCTTGCAGCCGAACTCGGCCCCCGGGGCACCCGGGTCAATGCCGTCGCACCCGGCCCGATTTGGACACCACTCATCCCCTCGACCATGTCATCCGAAATGGTCGAGGGATTCGGCTCCGACACCCCCCTGGGCAGGGCCGGGAACCCCGTCGAGGTCGCTGCGGCGTACGTCTTCCTGGCCTCGGACGAAGCCAGCTACGTCTCCGGCACGGTACTGGGCGTGACCGGTGGTAAGCCAGTCTTCTGA